One Oncorhynchus clarkii lewisi isolate Uvic-CL-2024 chromosome 31, UVic_Ocla_1.0, whole genome shotgun sequence DNA segment encodes these proteins:
- the LOC139391017 gene encoding coiled-coil domain-containing protein 85B-like yields the protein MGSDSELYNRDLSKMSDEDLLSCSKEELVSRLRKEESEKISALIQRGRLIKEVNKQLQGHLLEIRELKTVNQRLQEENTELRDLCCFLDDDRLKVKKLAREWQLFGHHAAKVMREDLGGYLKKLADLECLQDGLVKENLDLKELCLVLEEECVSRNDSSPGGSTELNLPCMVSRDLGDGSSSTGSVGSPDQLHLVCSPDD from the coding sequence ATGGGGAGTGACAGTGAGCTCTACAACAGAGACTTGTCAAAGATGTCTGACGAGGATTTACTCTCCTGCTCTAAAGAAGAGCTGGTGAGTCGACTGCGTAAAGAGGAGTCAGAGAAGATCTCTGCTCTTATCCAGCGTGGACGGCTGATAAAAGAAGTTAACAAACAATTACAAGGCCACCTGCTTGAGATCAGGGAGCTGAAAACCGTCAACCAGCGTCTCCAGGAAGAAAACACAGAATTGCGTGACTTGTGCTGTTTCCTTGATGATGACCGACTAAAGGTGAAGAAGCTGGCCCGGGAATGGCAGCTGTTCGGTCACCACGCAGCCAAAGTGATGCGTGAGGATCTGGGCGGCTACTTGAAAAAACTGGCCGACCTAGAGTGCTTGCAGGATGGATTGGTAAAGGAGAATTTGGACCTCAAAgaactctgtctggtcctggaggAGGAATGTGTCAGCAGGAATGACTCCAGTCCCGGTGGTTCCACTGAGCTCAACCTGCCGTGTATGGTGTCCCGAGACCTGGGAGATGGAAGTTCAAGCACTGGGAGTGTCGGTAGTCCGGACCAGCTCCACCTGGTGTGCTCACCTGATGACTGA